From Myxococcaceae bacterium JPH2, the proteins below share one genomic window:
- a CDS encoding protein kinase, which produces MPSAASQQRDAGRFGKYRLIDRIAVGGMAEIFLAHQTDKQGRETPVVIKRIRPHLSKHAAFVKMFLNEARLASQLNHPNIVQIHDLGKIAESHFIAMEYVSGRDMRRVVPKAESLGIPFPMVYALKIASCVCAGLHYAHQKVDLYGNPLNIVHRDVTPENIVVSFDGSVKVLDFGIAKATTQVEQTRTGEIKGKLSYLSPEQCLGRPVDCRSDIFSLGTVLYEWLTGFKLFTGETDVAVMRSITEGKIYAPSYFREDLPERVEAILMKALDRDRDRRYATAADLQRDLDAFLDAYEFTPTPLHLANFIKQLFEDELAEEQRRLASRQSSAPTSEEALELSEVVAAVADAPAAEAPALEVVPPLEAEPVPETPTAPAVVEPAPVPVEAASEPVPWPHEERTEPRMLAVPLSPSMSESLEALARKHGVPAGRMVAELLEAWLKYR; this is translated from the coding sequence ATGCCTTCCGCCGCATCGCAGCAGCGCGACGCCGGCCGCTTCGGCAAGTACCGGCTCATCGACCGGATTGCCGTGGGCGGCATGGCGGAGATCTTCCTCGCCCATCAGACGGACAAGCAGGGACGCGAGACGCCCGTCGTCATCAAGCGCATCCGGCCCCACCTGTCCAAGCACGCGGCCTTCGTGAAGATGTTCCTCAACGAGGCGCGGCTGGCCTCGCAGCTCAATCACCCCAACATCGTGCAGATCCACGACCTGGGGAAGATTGCCGAGAGCCACTTCATCGCCATGGAGTACGTCTCCGGCCGCGACATGCGGCGGGTCGTGCCCAAGGCCGAGTCCCTGGGGATTCCCTTCCCCATGGTGTACGCGCTGAAGATTGCCTCGTGCGTGTGCGCGGGCCTGCACTACGCCCACCAGAAGGTGGACCTGTATGGCAACCCGCTGAACATCGTCCACCGCGACGTGACGCCGGAGAACATCGTCGTCTCGTTCGATGGCTCGGTGAAGGTGCTCGACTTCGGCATCGCCAAGGCCACCACGCAGGTGGAGCAGACGCGCACCGGGGAGATCAAAGGCAAGCTCAGCTACCTGAGCCCGGAGCAGTGCCTGGGTCGCCCCGTGGATTGCCGCAGCGACATCTTCTCGCTGGGCACCGTGCTCTACGAGTGGCTCACGGGCTTCAAGCTCTTCACGGGCGAGACGGATGTGGCGGTGATGCGCAGCATCACCGAGGGGAAGATCTACGCGCCCTCGTACTTCCGCGAGGACCTGCCGGAGCGCGTGGAAGCCATCCTCATGAAGGCCCTGGACCGCGACCGGGACCGCCGCTACGCGACGGCCGCGGACCTCCAGCGGGACTTGGATGCGTTCCTGGACGCGTACGAGTTCACGCCCACGCCCCTTCACCTCGCCAACTTCATCAAGCAGCTCTTCGAGGATGAACTGGCCGAAGAGCAGCGAAGGCTCGCGAGCCGTCAGTCCTCGGCTCCGACGTCCGAGGAAGCGCTGGAGCTGTCCGAGGTCGTGGCCGCCGTGGCCGATGCACCCGCGGCCGAGGCGCCGGCCCTGGAGGTCGTCCCTCCGCTGGAGGCCGAGCCCGTCCCCGAGACGCCCACGGCACCCGCGGTGGTCGAGCCCGCTCCCGTTCCCGTGGAGGCCGCGTCCGAGCCGGTGCCCTGGCCTCACGAGGAGCGCACCGAGCCGCGCATGCTGGCCGTGCCCTTGAGCCCCTCGATGTCCGAGTCGCTGGAAGCGCTGGCGCGCAAGCACGGCGTGCCCGCCGGCCGCATGGTGGCCGAGCTGCTGGAGGCATGGCTGAAGTACCGCTGA
- a CDS encoding class I SAM-dependent rRNA methyltransferase: MSALPPALAEVLRAARARRGPLLSDSRTSAFRLLNAGADGVPDVTADVFDDLCVVSLYRDFSPDEEAMLLDAAMEAWAPRSLYLKRRPREARVLANVAKDALAPEQAARGESRESWVAKEGGLSFLIQPGQGLSVGLYLDMRDTRAWLRAQARGLTVLNLFAYTCAFGVAALAGGATRALNIDASRRVLEWGEENARLNGQAVDRYDYIAGDVFEWLKRLAKKGETFDLVVSDPPSFSTTKTTRFSAARDYAQLAESAARLVAPGGRLVACCNHAGLPSRRFEAMVAEGVALAGRTGRGVGALGPSALDFPAPAGEEPALKVHVVQLR; this comes from the coding sequence ATGAGCGCGCTTCCTCCCGCCCTCGCTGAGGTGCTTCGCGCGGCCCGTGCTCGACGCGGGCCTCTGCTGTCTGACTCGCGCACCTCCGCGTTTCGTCTGCTCAACGCTGGCGCGGATGGCGTGCCGGACGTGACTGCGGACGTGTTCGATGACCTGTGCGTGGTGAGCCTCTATCGGGACTTCTCGCCCGACGAAGAGGCGATGCTGCTCGACGCGGCGATGGAGGCCTGGGCGCCGCGCTCGCTGTACCTCAAGCGTCGTCCTCGAGAGGCGCGCGTGCTCGCCAATGTGGCGAAGGATGCGCTCGCGCCGGAGCAGGCCGCGCGGGGTGAGTCGCGCGAGTCGTGGGTGGCGAAGGAGGGGGGGCTGTCCTTCCTCATCCAGCCGGGGCAGGGGCTGTCGGTGGGCCTGTACCTGGACATGCGCGACACGCGAGCGTGGCTGCGCGCGCAGGCGCGCGGCCTCACGGTCCTCAACCTCTTCGCGTACACGTGCGCGTTCGGCGTGGCGGCCCTCGCGGGTGGCGCGACGCGCGCGCTCAACATCGACGCGAGCCGCCGCGTGCTGGAGTGGGGCGAGGAGAACGCGCGGCTCAACGGGCAGGCGGTGGACCGCTACGACTACATCGCGGGCGATGTCTTCGAGTGGCTCAAGCGATTGGCGAAGAAGGGCGAGACCTTCGACCTGGTGGTGTCGGATCCCCCGTCGTTCTCCACCACCAAGACGACCCGCTTCTCCGCCGCGCGCGACTACGCGCAGCTGGCTGAGTCCGCGGCTCGGCTGGTGGCACCGGGGGGACGGCTGGTCGCCTGCTGCAATCACGCGGGGCTGCCCTCGCGGCGCTTCGAGGCGATGGTCGCGGAGGGCGTGGCGCTCGCGGGACGGACGGGGCGAGGGGTGGGGGCGCTCGGTCCTTCCGCGTTGGACTTCCCCGCGCCCGCGGGCGAGGAACCCGCCTTGAAGGTTCACGTCGTCCAACTTCGTTAG
- a CDS encoding amidohydrolase family protein — MEGRLLLKNCAVFRADGRVRTGMAVVVEGGLIRRVAPDAEVPVLPGDWEVACRGRLVAPGLVDCHSHLVNGQLLPPNGDFLLRLPRSRLGRMRHVAAHVTAEDVEALTRFAAARALREGITLVVEHLACPSDVAGALAAQARAAEQLGLRLVTGHSTHSLDGPAAAEAQLEANADFARRYLKHPLVRGVLGFHASYTAEDALLTRLARLREELGAFTLFHLAESEDDLTTTYAQFSRRVVPRLESLGLLGPHAIAGYARVVDNADAERLAATETFVALTPRGTRTLEHGGDPMEAVLSKLHLVGLGTGGHGTLQEELLAATVGVLHIARTGRLLDPDSSLAHLLVSGPAELCTRIFGAPSGAVEEGGLADLVVYDAVPAADPETGYSPHLLGQVAHSRVAWTIVHGRVCVREGQLLGSDYVELSRAAADALARVWTRARLPSYGGV; from the coding sequence ATGGAAGGCCGCCTGTTGCTGAAGAACTGCGCCGTGTTCCGCGCAGATGGTCGTGTCCGTACCGGCATGGCCGTGGTGGTGGAGGGAGGCCTCATCCGCCGCGTGGCGCCCGATGCCGAGGTGCCCGTGCTGCCCGGAGACTGGGAGGTGGCCTGTCGAGGGCGCCTCGTCGCGCCCGGGCTGGTGGATTGTCACTCGCACCTCGTGAATGGCCAGCTGTTGCCTCCCAACGGCGACTTCCTGCTGCGGCTGCCGCGATCGCGCCTGGGCCGGATGCGCCACGTGGCGGCGCACGTCACCGCCGAGGACGTGGAGGCGCTCACTCGCTTCGCCGCGGCGCGGGCCCTGCGCGAGGGCATCACCCTGGTGGTCGAGCACCTGGCGTGCCCCTCGGATGTGGCTGGAGCGCTGGCCGCGCAGGCACGTGCCGCGGAGCAACTGGGGCTGCGCCTGGTGACGGGCCACTCCACCCACAGCCTGGATGGGCCCGCCGCGGCCGAGGCGCAGCTGGAGGCCAACGCGGACTTCGCGCGCCGCTACCTGAAGCACCCGCTGGTGCGCGGCGTGCTGGGCTTCCATGCGTCCTACACCGCCGAGGACGCGCTGCTCACCCGGCTGGCTCGCCTGCGCGAGGAGCTGGGCGCGTTCACCCTGTTCCACCTCGCGGAGAGCGAGGACGACCTCACCACGACGTATGCGCAGTTCAGCCGCCGCGTGGTGCCTCGGCTCGAGTCGCTCGGGCTGTTGGGTCCGCACGCCATCGCGGGCTACGCGCGCGTGGTGGACAACGCCGACGCGGAGCGGCTCGCCGCGACGGAGACGTTCGTGGCCCTCACGCCTCGGGGAACGCGCACGCTGGAGCATGGCGGCGACCCGATGGAGGCCGTCCTGTCCAAGCTCCACCTGGTGGGCCTGGGGACGGGCGGGCACGGGACGCTGCAAGAGGAACTGCTCGCGGCCACGGTGGGGGTGTTGCACATCGCGCGCACTGGGCGGTTGCTGGATCCCGATAGCTCGCTGGCTCACCTGCTCGTCAGCGGGCCCGCCGAGCTGTGCACCCGAATCTTCGGCGCGCCGTCGGGCGCCGTGGAGGAGGGAGGGCTCGCGGACCTCGTCGTGTATGACGCTGTTCCTGCCGCGGACCCCGAGACGGGTTACTCGCCGCACCTGCTGGGACAGGTCGCGCACTCGCGCGTGGCGTGGACCATCGTGCACGGCCGGGTGTGCGTGCGCGAGGGCCAGCTCCTGGGCTCCGACTATGTGGAGCTGTCCCGTGCCGCGGCGGATGCGCTCGCGCGTGTGTGGACCCGGGCGCGGCTCCCGTCGTATGGCGGGGTATGA
- a CDS encoding fused MFS/spermidine synthase, with product MSGSTRFPKNLVAALLFLSGSTALVYELVWSKYLGNVLGNSGQAHAVVLATFMGGLALGASVFGRTADRVKSPLALYGLLELGVGLYALAFPSVLRALGALWLAVAPSVPEGLRAGPRLLVAALSLVVPTLLMGGTLPALVRHFAASLAGVRRELARLYAVNSLGAAVGAFVAGTRLVPVIGLSASATLAAGLNILLALAALALARTTPPALRPGESAPSSEGDTEVAYPRTAVRAALVGVLLSGFTSMLYQVTWIRLLSIVLGASTYAFTLILTAFILGIGLGSFWLMMRREGVDSLRLFGRMQVALVVSVCVALPLYVRLPHLFRQAQWMLSRSIDTWPVFQVLTFAFCCAVLLAPTFFMGAAFPAVARVATAKVSEVGRQLGGVYLWNTVGTITGSALGGLLLMPWWGMEGNFVAGVVANLIAAGLAYGAAPGAKVDAARVGGPGRALWPVAATAVLAVVVLGSMHGWPVRLSAIAAIRVHQRPPESYAKLVADTERDIRPVFYRDDTFATVLVGDYPPDHLRFMKLNGKVDASNGSDVETQVVAGHLGVLLHPRDPKNVLLVGAGAAITAGSVLAHPIERLDMVEISPAVIDAARLFKADNRNAVDDPRTHVHIDDAKTFMALAPRKYDLVVSVPSNPWVAGVSGLFTRDFFQTVDQHLSDDGVLVQWIHTYESNEELIKLVIRTLRDTFPHATTWLGPQDLILVASRKPITFDAARVAERMGRPEPKADLDRVDIRDVFALLSKQVHSEAGQLEFAGPGPINTDDHNLLEYASPIAFFVGNLDVRVKDERRAPDGGPRLFIHDYVREHPPTAEQVAGLARNIERFHAANDPLVRGVATLWRSLAPDSRDAAVALSKAALAQQDLTLAASLLLPEVEKGGREPELITAYLKLVAAQIWAQRTVWTPQHTAEAVALGREVSRAHPEHAPLAAALRTLCEALPSTACAPAAEPIAAPSGP from the coding sequence ATGTCTGGATCCACGCGTTTCCCGAAGAACCTTGTGGCTGCCCTCTTGTTCCTGTCGGGGTCGACCGCACTGGTATACGAATTGGTTTGGTCCAAGTACCTCGGGAATGTGCTGGGGAACAGCGGACAAGCCCATGCCGTTGTCCTGGCTACGTTCATGGGCGGGCTGGCCCTGGGGGCATCTGTCTTCGGGCGGACAGCGGACCGGGTGAAGAGCCCCCTGGCCCTGTACGGACTGCTCGAACTCGGAGTCGGCCTCTATGCGCTGGCGTTCCCCTCGGTGCTGCGCGCGCTGGGGGCGCTCTGGCTCGCGGTGGCGCCCAGCGTGCCCGAGGGCCTGCGGGCCGGACCTCGGCTCCTCGTGGCGGCGCTGTCGCTGGTGGTGCCCACGCTGCTGATGGGCGGCACGCTGCCCGCGCTGGTGCGGCACTTCGCGGCGAGCCTCGCGGGAGTGAGGCGTGAGCTGGCGCGGCTGTACGCGGTCAACAGCCTGGGCGCGGCGGTGGGCGCGTTCGTGGCGGGCACGCGGCTGGTGCCAGTCATTGGCCTGTCCGCCTCGGCCACGCTGGCCGCGGGCCTCAACATCCTATTGGCGCTGGCCGCGCTGGCCCTGGCTCGCACCACGCCTCCCGCGCTGCGGCCGGGAGAGTCGGCACCGAGTTCGGAAGGGGACACCGAGGTCGCCTATCCACGGACGGCGGTGCGCGCCGCGCTGGTGGGCGTGCTGCTGTCTGGCTTCACGTCGATGCTGTACCAGGTGACGTGGATCCGCCTGCTGTCCATCGTGCTGGGCGCATCCACGTATGCCTTCACGCTCATCCTCACCGCGTTCATCCTGGGCATTGGCCTGGGCAGCTTCTGGCTGATGATGCGCCGCGAGGGCGTGGACTCGCTGCGCCTGTTCGGGCGGATGCAGGTGGCGCTGGTGGTGAGCGTCTGCGTGGCGCTGCCGCTGTATGTGCGGCTGCCGCACCTGTTCCGCCAGGCGCAGTGGATGCTGTCGCGTTCCATCGACACGTGGCCGGTGTTCCAGGTGCTCACCTTCGCGTTCTGCTGCGCGGTGCTGCTCGCGCCCACGTTCTTCATGGGCGCGGCGTTCCCGGCTGTCGCTCGCGTGGCCACGGCCAAGGTGTCCGAGGTGGGGCGCCAGTTGGGCGGCGTCTACCTGTGGAACACGGTGGGCACCATCACCGGCTCCGCGCTGGGCGGGCTGTTGCTCATGCCGTGGTGGGGCATGGAGGGCAACTTCGTCGCGGGCGTGGTGGCGAACCTGATCGCCGCGGGGCTGGCCTACGGGGCCGCGCCCGGAGCGAAGGTGGACGCCGCGCGCGTGGGCGGGCCGGGACGTGCGCTGTGGCCGGTGGCCGCGACGGCGGTGCTGGCGGTCGTCGTGCTGGGGAGCATGCACGGATGGCCGGTGCGGCTGAGCGCCATCGCCGCCATCCGCGTGCACCAGAGGCCGCCTGAGAGCTACGCGAAGCTGGTGGCGGACACCGAGCGCGACATCCGCCCCGTCTTCTACCGCGACGACACGTTCGCCACGGTCCTGGTGGGCGACTATCCGCCCGACCACCTGCGCTTCATGAAGCTCAACGGCAAGGTGGATGCCTCCAACGGCAGCGACGTGGAGACGCAGGTGGTGGCCGGGCACCTGGGCGTGCTGCTGCATCCGCGCGACCCCAAGAACGTGCTGCTCGTCGGCGCGGGCGCCGCCATCACCGCGGGCAGCGTGCTGGCCCATCCCATCGAGCGGCTGGACATGGTGGAGATCTCCCCCGCGGTCATCGACGCCGCGCGCCTCTTCAAGGCGGACAATCGCAACGCGGTGGATGATCCGCGCACGCACGTGCACATCGATGACGCCAAGACGTTCATGGCGCTCGCCCCGCGCAAGTACGACCTCGTGGTGAGCGTGCCCTCCAACCCGTGGGTCGCGGGCGTGTCCGGGCTGTTCACGCGGGACTTCTTCCAGACGGTGGATCAGCACCTCTCGGACGACGGCGTGCTGGTGCAGTGGATCCACACCTACGAGAGCAACGAAGAACTCATCAAGCTGGTCATCCGGACCCTGCGCGACACCTTCCCGCATGCAACGACATGGCTGGGCCCGCAGGACCTCATCCTGGTGGCGAGCCGCAAGCCCATCACCTTCGACGCCGCGCGCGTGGCCGAGCGGATGGGCCGTCCCGAGCCGAAGGCCGACCTGGACCGCGTGGACATCCGCGACGTCTTCGCGCTGCTGTCCAAGCAGGTGCACAGCGAGGCAGGTCAGCTGGAGTTCGCGGGGCCGGGGCCCATCAACACGGATGATCACAACCTCCTCGAGTACGCCTCGCCCATCGCCTTCTTCGTGGGCAACCTGGACGTGCGCGTGAAGGACGAGCGGCGCGCGCCGGATGGCGGCCCTCGCCTGTTCATCCACGACTACGTGCGCGAGCACCCGCCCACCGCCGAGCAGGTGGCGGGGCTGGCGCGCAACATCGAGCGGTTCCACGCCGCGAATGATCCGTTGGTGCGGGGCGTGGCCACGCTCTGGCGCTCGCTCGCACCGGACAGCCGTGATGCGGCCGTGGCGCTGAGCAAGGCCGCGCTGGCCCAGCAGGACCTCACCCTGGCCGCCTCGCTGCTCTTGCCGGAAGTGGAGAAGGGGGGCCGCGAGCCCGAGCTGATCACGGCGTACCTGAAGCTCGTCGCGGCGCAGATCTGGGCTCAGCGCACCGTCTGGACGCCCCAGCACACCGCCGAGGCGGTGGCCCTGGGCCGTGAGGTCTCGCGCGCCCACCCGGAACATGCTCCACTCGCAGCGGCCCTGCGCACGCTCTGCGAGGCCCTGCCGTCCACGGCTTGCGCGCCCGCCGCGGAGCCCATCGCGGCTCCGTCAGGCCCCTGA